In Uranotaenia lowii strain MFRU-FL chromosome 2, ASM2978415v1, whole genome shotgun sequence, one genomic interval encodes:
- the LOC129741765 gene encoding uncharacterized protein LOC129741765, with protein sequence MVCSISASGQQNSEKSKSTRCSDRGLHRRSYCGRKSEIVLEKFEVLLLILKEEGFTINLNKSYFFVPKVEFLGFEVSSAGIRPGEAKILAVKRFPLPKSVREVQQFLGLAGFFRRFVRNFSVIAAPLYSLLKKDATFVWAEQQMSAFTEIQRLLISRPLLALYDPDNELFGEQSLSNRVGS encoded by the coding sequence ATGGTGTGCAGTATTTCAGCGAGCGGTcaacaaaatagtgaaaaaagcAAGTCAACAAGGTGTAGTGATCGTGGCTTACATAGACGATCTTATTGTGGCCGGAAAAGCGAAATAGTGCTTGAAAAATTCGAAGTGTTGTTGCTGATCTTGAAAGAGGAAGGATTTACAATCAACCTGAACAAAAGTTACTTTTTTGTGCCAAAAGTAGAGTTTCTCGGCTTCGAAGTGTCGTCGGCAGGAATCCGCCCGGGAGAAGCTAAAATTTTGGCAGTGAAACGGTTTCCTTTACCCAAGAGTGTTCGTGAAGTCCAGCAGTTTCTCGGACTGGCAGGCTTTTTCCGAAGATTTGTGCGCAATTTCAGTGTGATCGCGGCTCCATTGTATTCGTTATTGAAGAAAGATGCCACGTTTGTGTGGGCCGAACAGCAGATGAGTGCTTTTACTGAGATCCAACGTCTGCTTATTTCACGTCCACTTCTAGCATTGTACGATCCTGATAATGAGCTGTTTGGAGAACAATCGTTATCAAATCGAGTCGGTTCCTGA